A region from the Nostoc sp. HK-01 genome encodes:
- a CDS encoding putative transcription regulator with HTH domain protein, which produces MVTSFNTTTYSQLLVELQPKIITTEEEYDRTLETVEKLMAYKNRTPEQTAILQLLVTLIEEFENKKYPIEPSSPHAMLKHLMEARGIKQSDLVGIIGSKGVISEVVNGNRAISKAQAKALGEFFHVSPALFI; this is translated from the coding sequence ATGGTCACTTCTTTTAATACAACCACTTATAGCCAACTTTTGGTAGAGCTTCAACCAAAAATTATTACAACAGAAGAAGAATACGATCGCACTCTAGAAACTGTTGAAAAATTAATGGCGTATAAAAATCGTACACCAGAACAAACCGCCATACTACAGCTTTTAGTGACCCTCATTGAAGAGTTTGAAAACAAAAAATATCCTATTGAACCATCATCGCCTCATGCAATGCTTAAGCACTTGATGGAAGCACGAGGAATTAAACAATCTGATTTAGTAGGAATTATTGGTTCTAAAGGCGTAATTTCAGAAGTGGTAAATGGCAACAGAGCAATTAGTAAAGCTCAAGCAAAAGCATTAGGAGAATTTTTTCATGTTTCCCCAGCATTGTTTATCTAG